The following coding sequences are from one Eretmochelys imbricata isolate rEreImb1 chromosome 12, rEreImb1.hap1, whole genome shotgun sequence window:
- the LOC144272977 gene encoding uncharacterized protein LOC144272977, translated as MLQTVGKSFENSLDYPDQTEVQSIKEDDDLLEITTLAPDEDELQDHSELHSSSDNNASEKGTGSRVINWLVQGFGKMIPQPENMNKLEDVKERKSEEAAVKEERKVSKTRTALKGSSQASHSVSGTSQRASTDSLVGLGTSLFPQTLGGDGGRVFKWFVQGMEKVIPQPLARVKQDAQAAEVGTLCPVEEICILPEGQVDLVMEEVDTNWDNEAREEVMHWDNEAEFTVYAPPSHSRREEIQEEEKSGELDECALAAAGPGFEQLEEDQGAAPKGPLLQVEEEKAGAARTEAEASDALSFA; from the exons ATGCTGCAGACCGTTGGAAAGAGCTTCGAGAACAGTTTGGACTACCCTGATCAG ACTGAAGTCCAGAGCATAAAGGAAGATGACGACCTACTAG AGATAACAACCCTCGCTCCAGATGAGGATGAGCTTCAGGATCATAGCGAGTTGCATTCCAGCTCAGATAATAATGCCTCAGAAAAAGG GACTGGCAGCAGGGTAATTAACTGGCTGGTGCAGGGATTTGGGAAGATGATCCCGCAGCCGGAAAACATGAACAAGCTTGAG GATGTAAAGGAGAGGAAATCTGAAGAGGCAGCTGTAAAAGAAG AAAGGAAAGTAAGTAAGACCAGGACAGCACTAAAGGGAAGCTCTCAAGCAAGTCACAGCGTATCGGGAACCTCACAGCGGGCATCTACAGACAGCCTGGTGGGACTCGGCACATCTCTCTTTCCTCAGACGCTGGGGGGCGACGGTGGCAG GGTGTTCAAGTGGTTTGTTCAGGGAATGGAGAAGGTGATTCCACAGCCTCTCGCCAGAGTGAAGCAAGATGCTCAG GCTGCAGAAGTTGGAACCTTGTGCCCAGTGGAAGAGA TCTGTATCCTCCCCGAGGGGCAGGTGGATCTTGTGATGGAAGAGGTAGATACTAACTGGGATAACGAAGCCAGAGAAGAAGTGATGCACTGGGACAACGAGGCCGAATTTACAGTGTATGCTCCTCCCAGCCACTCCCGGAGAGAGGAAAttcaggaagaagaaaagag tggtgagctggaTGAGTGTGCCTTGGCAGCTGCTGGCCCGGGTTTTGAGCAGCTAGAAGAAGACCAGGGGGCTGCTCCCAAAGGCCCTTTGCTACAG